The following proteins are co-located in the Dermacentor albipictus isolate Rhodes 1998 colony unplaced genomic scaffold, USDA_Dalb.pri_finalv2 scaffold_22, whole genome shotgun sequence genome:
- the LOC139052410 gene encoding LOW QUALITY PROTEIN: uncharacterized protein (The sequence of the model RefSeq protein was modified relative to this genomic sequence to represent the inferred CDS: inserted 2 bases in 1 codon; substituted 2 bases at 2 genomic stop codons), whose protein sequence is MEIATGARFDSYDAFDTALRHFQVXISKSIDVVNAHLSREAVKLNSKLRFSNATFTCKDGGRHRTNATGVRPNQRYTTKKDCPXKLVLAVRRATQQLEITALNLQHNHEVSSEIYKAYPECRRLANVGDSLSFVQPLMKLNVPPSMIVQKLKEQSGKTVIAKDLHNLKRATRTEDEASLLVAQLKHCQATYGARALSITDENKELQILFIKTPHMQQAFKSFPEVVLLDATYRTNKLRMPLYVMAVQDGSGSTQVIAYAFVASEQQHVVNQLLETFVQENPAAADTQVVVVDKDFTEINAIRTTFPSSPAVQLCQFHVTKAFKSAAGQLAKSSDKRERLLSSFNEMLLSPTPARYNNAKAEFERYASKEAVSYFAKNWGNIPEMWVRHLCDRKFRGGNNTTNRVESHHAKLKNVLASSSKLHETMRNILKMSSSIQQESCHKTILLKTCEFYSHQESEGVEKECAKVLTPYACKIIKQELAKMQDDPPEVRIVSEQTYAVASSCTDAWHEVSLDNHACSCTMYSKTKLLCRHFLYVCVKFSVKPDLTKAVHKRWFKSYQLKFMGGAAETNSEAANHEAPETFSMPGPSFKKMNRNQRYNYALRTLKALVDNMADCQPDVFAERLAFLEXLNASWLKRDASFKHPHNEDEIVQADSASVLDILPTTSMLLAGFSDKALCDRVLNRTCLLDEADIEVRPEALPSALLDCRVSLPKLKKYCTPDAWSLLMASVAVKKKNALWICGLCKEKDDGVLKMVCCDRCLEWFHW, encoded by the exons ATGGAAATTGCTACAGGTGCGAGGTTCGATTCGTATGATGCATTTGACACTGCTCTGCGGCATTTCCAAGT CATTTCCAAGTCGATAGATGTTGTGAACGCTCACTTGTCACGCGAGGCAGTAAAACTGAACAGCAAGCTTCGATTTTCAAATGCCACTTTcacctgcaaggacgggggacgACACAGGACTAATGCCACCGGAGTTCGTCCTAACCAACGGTAC ACTACGAAGAAGGACTGCCCGTAAAAACTGGTATTAGCGGTGAGGCGTGCGACTCAACAACTGGAAATCACTGCACTTAATTTGCAGCACAATCATGAAGTCAGCAGTGAAATCTACAAGGCATATCCTGAATGCCGGCGGCTCGCCAATGTCGGCGACTCGCTCAGCTTCGTGCAGCCTTTAATGAAGCTAAATGTGCCCCCAAGCATGATCGTCCAGAAACTGAAAGAACAAAGTG GAAAAACAGTGATTGCCAAAGATCTGCACAATCTGAAGCGTGCAACTCGCACAGAGGATGAAGCAAGCCTACTAGTGGCACAACTAAAGCACTGCCAAGCCACTTATGGTGCTAGAGCGCTGTCGATCACTGACGAGAATAAGGAGCTGCAAATTCTCTTTATTAAAACGCCACACATGCAGCAAGCATTTAAGTCTTTTCCAGAGGTCGTGCTCCTTGACGCAACCTACCGCACCAACAAACTACGCATGCCCCTGTATGTGATGGCTGTCCAGGATGGGTCCGGAAGTACCCAAGTAATCGCATATGCCTTCGTTGCATCCGAGCAACAGCACGTTGTCAATCAGCTTTTGGAGACTTTTGTTCAAGAGAATCCTGCTGCTGCTGATACACAAGTGGTTGTTGTGGACAAAGATTTCACGGAAATCAATGCCATTAGAACGACGTTTCCAAGTTCACCAGCTGTTCAGTTGTGCCAATTCCATGTCACCAAGGCCTTCAAGAGTGCAGCTGGGCAGCTTGCCAAATCATCAGATAAGCGAGAACGTTTATTGAGTAGTTTCAATGAAATGCTGCTTTCCCCCACACCTGCCAGATACAATAATGCGAAAGCTGAATTTGAAAGGTATGCAAGTAAAGAAGCTGTGAGCTATTTCGCAAAGAACTGGGGCAACATTCCTGAAATGTGGGTCCGACACTTATGTGACCGCAAGTTTAGAGGTGGAAATAATACAACCAACCGTGTTGAGTCACATCATGCAAAACTAAAGAATGTCCTAGCATCATCATCAAAACTGCATGAAACAATGCGCAACATTTTAAAAATGTCAAGCAGCATTCAGCAAGAGTCATGCCACAAAACTATACTGCTGAAAACATGCGAGTTCTATTCTCATCAAGAATCTGAGGGTGTAGAGAAGGAATGTGCCAAGGTGCTAACACCTTATGCCTGCAAAATAATAAAGCAGGAACTGGCAAAGATGCAGGATGACCCTCCAGAGGTCAGAATCGTATCTGAGCAAACTTATGCAGTGGCATCGAGTTGCACTGATGCATGGCACGAGGTCTCTCTTGATAATCATGCGTGCAGTTGCACTATGTACTCGAAAACGAAGCTGCTTTGCCGACATTTTTTATATGTCTGtgtgaaatttagcgttaaaccCGACCTGACAAAGGCTGTTCATAAGCGTTGGTTTAAATCTTACCAACTCAAATTCATGGGTGGGGCTGCTGAAACCAACTCTGAAGCTGCCAATCACGAAGCACCAGAGACATTCTCTATGCCTGGGCCCTCCTTCAAGAAGATGAATAGAAATCAGCGCTACAACTACGCATTGAGAACGCTTAAAGCTCTTGTCGACAACATGGCCGACTGTCAGCCGGATGTTTTTGCAGAGCGCCTTGCGTTCTTAGAATAGCTAAATGCCTCTTGGCTGAAGAGAGATGCCAGTTTCAAACATCCTCATAATGAGGATGAAATTGTGCAGGCAGATAGTGCCTCTGTGCTGGACATCTTGCCTACCACATCAA TGCTACTGGCTGGATTCTCTGACAAAGCCCTTTGTGATCGTGTGCTGAATAGAACGTGCCTGCTCGACGAGGCTGACATTGAAGTTAGGCCAGAGGCCTTACCCAGTGCACTGCTGGACTGCAGGGTTTCCCTGCCAAAGCTAAAGAAGTACTGCACTCCTGATGCTTGGTCCCTGCTCATGGCCTCAG ttgctgtaaaaaagaaaaatgcgctcTGGATCTGTGGCCTGTGCAAGGAAAAGGATGATGGTGTGCTGAAAATGGTGTGCTGTGACCGTTGTTTGGAGTGGTTTCACTGGTAA